One Streptomyces fagopyri DNA window includes the following coding sequences:
- a CDS encoding alpha/beta fold hydrolase, translated as MGIGTVAACNDDDSAAQQPTPQNATASVLPETGHAAKSKLHMIENGGHRLAFYVTEGSSSTIVLDSGGGEYSSQWNEIVPKLHAATGATVITYDRAGLGKSDVVPGPWKVESAVSDLKAGLEQLGVTRGVTLVSHSQAGEIANYMAQDNPEMLSGALLVDANLPPFFTDEEIPRLVAAVQPEVDAARQNPEKPANRQLISTSEGFAAAHRAFHKVVWPDSVPARVMISEKTPFEGSPEDARRWREAAASFAHAASNRSLVTAKGTSHEVPTDRPDLVLKEIENVFAAQH; from the coding sequence GTGGGTATCGGCACCGTCGCGGCCTGCAACGACGATGACTCAGCCGCCCAGCAGCCGACCCCACAGAATGCCACCGCCTCCGTGTTGCCGGAGACCGGCCACGCTGCCAAATCGAAGCTGCACATGATCGAGAATGGAGGCCATCGTCTGGCCTTTTACGTTACTGAGGGCAGCAGCTCAACCATCGTCCTGGACTCGGGCGGCGGCGAGTATTCGTCGCAATGGAATGAGATCGTCCCCAAGCTGCATGCCGCCACTGGCGCTACCGTCATCACCTACGACCGAGCCGGTCTCGGCAAGAGTGACGTAGTGCCCGGCCCATGGAAAGTCGAGAGTGCTGTCAGCGACCTCAAGGCGGGGCTTGAGCAACTGGGCGTCACCAGGGGCGTGACCCTGGTGTCCCACTCCCAGGCCGGAGAGATTGCAAACTACATGGCACAGGACAACCCAGAGATGCTCTCCGGCGCGCTCCTGGTCGACGCCAATCTCCCACCGTTCTTCACGGACGAGGAGATCCCCCGCCTCGTGGCCGCGGTCCAGCCGGAGGTTGACGCGGCCAGGCAGAACCCCGAGAAGCCGGCGAACCGGCAGCTCATCTCCACGTCAGAGGGCTTCGCCGCGGCGCACAGGGCGTTTCACAAGGTGGTGTGGCCGGACTCGGTGCCGGCAAGGGTCATGATCTCGGAGAAGACTCCGTTCGAAGGATCACCCGAGGACGCTCGGCGATGGCGTGAGGCCGCTGCTTCGTTTGCCCACGCAGCGTCCAACCGATCACTTGTCACCGCCAAGGGGACTTCCCACGAGGTGCCGACAGACCGTCCCGACCTCGTACTCAAGGAGATCGAAAACGTCTTTGCTGCACAGCACTGA
- a CDS encoding MMPL family transporter translates to MSALATWCFRHRFLVIGMWAAVLVALAVPYASHSAAYSDALSLPGAESSKAQARLEATEPKQSGDSDQIVVHVRGDGSIRDAAVRSRVIPMLHRVAKLPAVASVTSMYGPAGEAQVSEDGKTSYATVTFDSRADRIPVAAVTRVIDTAQAARDKTLQVELGGEAIGIVAQGKAKSTEAIGLVAAGIILFVAFGSLLGMALPLLVAVAALGAGLITVGLASHVITVGSDDPTVAALIGLGVGIDYALFIVTRYRTGLQSGLAPEPAAVRALDTSGRAVLFAGLTVVTALLGLLVLRIGPASSMGISAATAVLFTVIAAVTLLPALLGIFGNKLLSRRQRRAMANREPGTAHPTLNNHGQGKRMSKGRWAVRVERHKTLFTVVALLAVTVLSLPTLSMRLGTLDAGNDPKGTTTRAAYDLLAQGFGAGSNGPLVLVAQQAAPSDASALEKLVATVRSTRGVASATARPVTAAKGLSIIDVVPTSAPQDKATSTLISHLRKDVVPAAEQGSSLTVHVGGRTAASADLADVLASKLPLFLGVIVALGCLLLMVAFRSIVVPLTAAVMNLLASAGSFGVVVAVFQWGWGCELLGLGKAGPVAAELPVIMLAILFGLSMDYQVFLVSRIHEEWEHTRDSHRAIRIGQAETGRLINAAALIMICVFTAFVFGGQRVIAEYGVGLAAAVTIDAFILRTVLVPALMHLLGRANWWLPAWLERILPRVSIEGSPSRRPVRAGSMSTSPVPGGPAAAEWTAARHRDLATTAVRPAVASAQPEPAMQHRAALSGPQPPQTSTLRTPKSVLAAYVWWFFLGVFGIHHLYLGRKNWGLLYLFTLGICGLGWLVDGVTLPCQVRSANARLALCEAETSAEWTRAGRAGTMPR, encoded by the coding sequence ATGTCCGCACTAGCCACATGGTGCTTCCGGCACCGCTTCCTCGTCATCGGGATGTGGGCCGCCGTACTGGTCGCGCTCGCGGTGCCGTACGCGTCGCACAGCGCTGCCTACTCTGACGCGCTCAGCTTGCCGGGGGCCGAGTCGTCGAAGGCGCAGGCACGACTCGAGGCGACTGAGCCCAAGCAGTCCGGAGACAGCGACCAGATCGTGGTGCACGTGCGTGGCGACGGGTCGATCCGCGACGCCGCCGTGCGGAGCAGGGTGATCCCGATGCTGCATCGAGTGGCGAAACTGCCTGCGGTCGCGTCGGTGACCAGCATGTACGGTCCTGCAGGAGAGGCTCAGGTAAGCGAAGACGGAAAAACTTCCTATGCGACGGTGACGTTCGACTCGCGGGCCGACCGGATACCGGTTGCCGCTGTCACCCGGGTCATCGATACCGCTCAGGCCGCCCGTGACAAAACCCTTCAGGTGGAGCTCGGTGGCGAGGCGATCGGCATTGTGGCCCAGGGGAAGGCGAAGAGCACCGAGGCGATCGGGCTGGTCGCAGCGGGCATCATCCTCTTCGTCGCCTTCGGTTCCCTGCTCGGCATGGCCTTGCCCCTCCTCGTCGCAGTCGCTGCGCTCGGTGCAGGACTGATCACCGTCGGCCTCGCCTCGCACGTGATCACGGTAGGGAGCGACGATCCGACGGTCGCTGCCCTCATCGGGCTCGGAGTCGGAATCGACTACGCCCTGTTCATCGTCACCCGCTACCGGACTGGCCTGCAGAGTGGTCTGGCGCCAGAGCCGGCTGCGGTACGCGCACTGGACACCTCAGGCCGGGCAGTTCTCTTCGCCGGCCTTACCGTCGTCACCGCTCTCCTCGGCCTGCTTGTCCTGCGAATCGGTCCCGCTTCCTCGATGGGAATCAGCGCTGCGACGGCCGTCCTGTTCACCGTGATCGCGGCAGTGACCCTGCTGCCGGCACTGCTTGGCATCTTCGGGAACAAGCTCCTCAGCCGGCGGCAGCGGCGAGCCATGGCCAACCGGGAACCGGGCACCGCGCACCCGACCCTGAACAACCACGGACAGGGAAAACGTATGTCCAAGGGCCGCTGGGCCGTGCGGGTCGAGCGCCACAAAACACTATTCACCGTAGTAGCGCTTCTCGCCGTCACGGTCCTCTCGCTGCCCACACTGTCGATGCGCCTGGGGACGCTGGACGCCGGAAACGACCCGAAGGGCACCACCACCAGAGCCGCCTACGACCTGCTCGCGCAGGGATTCGGGGCAGGCTCGAACGGCCCCCTGGTGCTGGTCGCGCAGCAGGCCGCGCCCAGCGACGCGTCGGCCCTGGAGAAGCTGGTCGCGACCGTCCGCAGCACCCGCGGAGTTGCCTCGGCCACGGCGCGACCGGTCACCGCTGCGAAAGGACTGTCCATCATCGACGTGGTGCCGACCAGCGCACCACAGGACAAAGCCACCAGCACCCTGATCAGTCACCTGCGCAAGGATGTCGTCCCTGCTGCGGAACAGGGGAGCAGCCTGACGGTCCATGTCGGTGGCAGGACAGCGGCTTCCGCCGACCTCGCCGACGTGCTGGCAAGCAAGCTGCCACTGTTCCTCGGAGTGATCGTCGCACTCGGCTGCCTGCTGCTGATGGTCGCCTTCCGCAGTATCGTCGTGCCGCTGACCGCCGCTGTGATGAATCTGCTTGCCTCGGCCGGATCGTTCGGAGTGGTGGTCGCCGTATTCCAGTGGGGATGGGGTTGCGAACTGCTGGGCCTCGGGAAGGCCGGGCCGGTGGCGGCCGAGCTTCCGGTGATCATGCTCGCTATCCTGTTCGGTCTGTCTATGGATTACCAGGTCTTCCTCGTCAGCCGCATCCACGAGGAGTGGGAGCACACTCGGGACAGCCACCGTGCCATTCGCATCGGCCAGGCTGAGACCGGGCGCCTGATCAACGCAGCCGCCCTGATCATGATCTGTGTCTTCACCGCCTTCGTTTTCGGCGGCCAGCGTGTCATCGCTGAATACGGCGTCGGACTGGCCGCAGCTGTGACCATCGACGCGTTCATCTTGCGCACCGTGCTCGTTCCGGCGCTCATGCACCTTCTGGGACGAGCGAACTGGTGGCTCCCCGCCTGGCTCGAGCGGATCCTGCCCAGGGTATCCATCGAGGGCTCGCCCTCTCGCCGGCCCGTCCGGGCTGGCTCGATGTCCACCTCACCCGTCCCTGGTGGACCTGCTGCGGCAGAGTGGACGGCGGCCCGCCATCGCGACCTGGCGACGACCGCGGTTCGGCCCGCGGTGGCGTCTGCGCAGCCCGAGCCGGCGATGCAGCATCGGGCCGCTCTGTCGGGCCCGCAGCCACCGCAGACCAGCACACTGCGCACACCGAAGTCGGTCCTCGCGGCGTACGTCTGGTGGTTCTTCCTCGGCGTCTTCGGCATCCACCACCTTTATCTCGGCAGGAAGAATTGGGGGCTCTTGTATCTGTTCACCCTCGGTATCTGCGGGCTGGGCTGGCTGGTCGATGGCGTGACCCTGCCCTGCCAGGTCCGGAGCGCGAATGCCCGGCTCGCTCTGTGTGAAGCTGAAACCTCAGCCGAGTGGACCAGGGCCGGCCGGGCAGGCACCATGCCCCGGTGA
- a CDS encoding sensor histidine kinase, giving the protein MTYSRGRHSSSGRPRSEKHSAGGAGLRAGLTLRIGLLGWSLLLLLGGLLGFGLLTLWTTSLTVVALGVGVPLVLVSTAMVRWFADLHRQWAADQLSEPVARPYLPAPDAGWLKGLWTILRDPATWRDWAWLVANSITGWFTYGLSFLLFLCGVFYLSYPLVYALTPSQVFRTPLGNAFRLHSVQESFALVPLGPLFLLLWYTTASRLAKLNALIIRSLLAPTAQAQLRNRIAQLAASRADTVDTQAGELRRIERDLHDGAQARLVSLGMSLGLAEQLLPDDPHAVQQLLAEARATTSSALAELRDLVHGIHPPVLADRGLDGALRALALANPIPTSVVTRLPGRLPAPVESAAYFAVAEVLANAIKHAHAQHIEITVEFTAHPSTTAGVLAMRVSDDGRGGASLDGGSGLRGVVRRLGAFDGTLLVDSPPGGPTEIRMSLPCASS; this is encoded by the coding sequence ATGACTTACTCGCGCGGGCGGCACTCCTCCAGTGGCCGCCCACGGTCGGAGAAGCACTCCGCAGGCGGAGCAGGTCTACGAGCTGGGCTCACTCTGCGGATAGGCCTGCTGGGCTGGTCGCTTCTGCTACTTCTCGGGGGACTACTGGGCTTCGGCCTGCTCACGCTTTGGACGACCTCGCTGACAGTCGTCGCGCTTGGGGTCGGTGTACCGCTAGTGCTGGTCTCGACCGCAATGGTGCGCTGGTTCGCCGACCTGCATCGGCAGTGGGCTGCCGACCAGCTGAGCGAACCGGTGGCACGGCCTTACCTGCCTGCACCCGACGCCGGCTGGCTCAAGGGGCTGTGGACGATCCTGCGCGACCCAGCGACCTGGCGAGACTGGGCCTGGCTGGTGGCCAATTCGATCACTGGGTGGTTTACCTATGGACTGTCGTTCCTGCTCTTTCTGTGCGGCGTCTTTTACCTGAGCTATCCGCTCGTATACGCGCTGACGCCGTCGCAGGTGTTCCGCACGCCGCTGGGCAACGCGTTCCGCCTGCACAGCGTCCAGGAATCGTTCGCTCTGGTTCCGCTCGGACCGTTGTTCCTCCTGCTCTGGTACACCACCGCCTCTCGATTGGCGAAACTCAACGCCCTGATCATCCGTTCCCTGCTGGCGCCCACCGCGCAGGCACAACTTCGCAACCGCATCGCCCAGCTCGCTGCCTCACGGGCTGACACGGTCGATACCCAAGCGGGCGAACTACGCCGCATCGAACGAGACCTCCACGACGGCGCACAGGCCAGGCTCGTCTCGTTGGGCATGAGCCTGGGCCTGGCCGAACAGCTTCTGCCTGACGACCCCCATGCCGTACAGCAGCTGTTGGCGGAAGCCCGCGCAACAACCTCCAGCGCTCTGGCCGAACTACGTGACCTCGTCCACGGCATTCATCCGCCGGTACTCGCGGATCGCGGCCTGGACGGGGCTCTGAGGGCTCTGGCCCTGGCCAACCCGATCCCCACGTCGGTGGTCACCCGCCTGCCCGGGCGTTTGCCCGCGCCGGTCGAGTCCGCGGCCTACTTTGCCGTAGCCGAGGTTCTGGCAAACGCCATCAAGCACGCCCATGCCCAGCACATCGAGATCACCGTGGAGTTCACCGCCCATCCCAGTACCACGGCGGGAGTGCTGGCGATGAGGGTGTCCGACGACGGCCGCGGAGGCGCCAGCCTCGACGGCGGCAGCGGCCTGCGGGGCGTCGTACGCCGCCTGGGAGCCTTCGACGGCACCCTGCTTGTCGACAGTCCGCCAGGCGGGCCCACCGAGATAAGGATGTCGCTGCCGTGCGCATCGTCATAG
- a CDS encoding LuxR C-terminal-related transcriptional regulator — protein sequence MRIVIAEDLALLREGLIRIFQANDFEVVDAVDNGPSLIRALTTLRPDVAIVDVRLPPTFTDEGLRAVIDVRKQIPGLPIVVLSQYVEQLYARELMSDRAGAVGYLLKDRVLDVGQFVANVRQVAAGSTVMDPNVVSALLNHRSADPHLQELTPREHEVLSLMAQGRSNAAIAGRMFVSEKTVSKHTYNIFIKLGLEQSEDDNRRILAVLAYLEG from the coding sequence GTGCGCATCGTCATAGCCGAAGACCTCGCCCTACTGCGGGAAGGTCTGATCAGGATCTTCCAGGCCAACGACTTCGAGGTCGTCGACGCAGTCGACAATGGACCCTCGCTGATCCGGGCGCTGACAACCCTTCGACCAGACGTCGCAATCGTCGATGTGCGGCTGCCCCCGACCTTCACCGACGAAGGCCTGCGGGCCGTGATCGACGTACGCAAGCAGATTCCCGGACTGCCCATCGTTGTGCTCTCGCAATACGTCGAGCAGCTGTACGCCAGGGAACTCATGTCGGACCGTGCCGGCGCAGTGGGCTACCTGCTGAAGGACCGAGTGCTGGACGTCGGCCAGTTCGTCGCCAACGTCCGGCAGGTCGCTGCCGGCAGTACGGTCATGGACCCCAACGTGGTCAGCGCCCTCCTCAACCACCGCTCGGCAGATCCTCATCTGCAGGAGTTGACACCGCGTGAGCACGAAGTGCTCTCCTTGATGGCGCAAGGCCGCTCCAATGCGGCCATCGCCGGCCGGATGTTCGTCAGCGAGAAGACCGTCAGTAAGCACACATACAACATCTTCATCAAACTCGGACTCGAGCAATCCGAGGACGACAATCGTCGGATCCTGGCAGTACTTGCCTACTTGGAAGGCTGA
- a CDS encoding IlvD/Edd family dehydratase, whose protein sequence is MTDGHKTSGRSQAWFGAQGRSGMVYRSWMRNQGFGHEVFDGRPVIGIATSASELAPCNAHLTRVAEAVKRGVWQAGGLPLQFPTMATGETLMRPTAMLYRNLMAMEVEELIRANPLDGVVLLSGCDKTTPAMLMGAASVDLPAVMVTGGPMLNGKYRGQDVGSGTHVWKFEEDLKTGRMTQEECFFAEGCMARSNGHCMTMGTASTMACMAEALGMQLPGSAAWPAVDSRRMETAQAAGQRIVRMVEEELRPSHILTREAFENAIRVNAAIGGSTNAVIHLTAIAGRVGVDLNLQDFDDLVRAVPTLVNLMPSGTYLMEDFCYAGGLPAVMSELLNGKLLHGDQITVNGRTIAENTENAERFGSDVITGLDAPFQPAGTGIAVLRGNLCPDGAVLKQSAASPHLLTHRGPARVFDSPEAYHEVADDPELDIDATTVIVIRNAGPRGYPGMPEVSNVPLPAKLLKAGVTDMVRVCDGRMSGTGYGTVVLHVTPEAAVGGPLALVRDGDPVVLDVPNRILRMDVDDAELARRGQEWRAPVERHTSGYAWLYTQNVEQADLGADFGFLRGSRGHEVPRDSH, encoded by the coding sequence ATGACCGACGGTCACAAGACGAGCGGCCGCAGCCAGGCATGGTTTGGGGCGCAGGGCCGCAGCGGGATGGTGTACCGCTCCTGGATGCGCAACCAGGGATTCGGGCACGAGGTGTTCGATGGGCGTCCGGTCATCGGCATCGCAACGAGCGCCTCCGAGCTCGCACCGTGCAACGCTCATCTGACACGCGTCGCGGAAGCCGTCAAGCGTGGCGTGTGGCAGGCGGGCGGCCTGCCGCTTCAGTTCCCCACCATGGCCACCGGCGAGACTTTGATGCGCCCGACCGCCATGTTGTACCGCAACCTCATGGCCATGGAGGTGGAGGAGCTGATCCGTGCCAATCCGCTCGATGGTGTCGTGCTGCTGTCCGGCTGCGACAAGACGACCCCCGCCATGTTGATGGGCGCCGCCAGCGTCGACCTGCCCGCCGTCATGGTCACCGGCGGGCCGATGCTCAACGGCAAGTACCGGGGCCAGGACGTGGGGTCCGGCACCCACGTGTGGAAGTTCGAGGAGGACCTGAAGACGGGCCGGATGACTCAGGAGGAGTGCTTCTTCGCAGAAGGGTGCATGGCCCGTTCCAACGGGCACTGCATGACGATGGGTACCGCCTCGACCATGGCTTGCATGGCTGAAGCGCTCGGCATGCAGCTGCCGGGTTCGGCGGCTTGGCCCGCGGTCGACTCACGGCGGATGGAAACCGCGCAGGCGGCGGGCCAGCGCATCGTACGGATGGTGGAAGAGGAGCTGCGTCCCTCCCACATACTGACCCGGGAGGCGTTCGAGAACGCCATCCGGGTAAATGCGGCCATCGGCGGCTCCACGAACGCCGTCATCCATCTCACCGCCATCGCCGGACGCGTCGGAGTCGATCTGAACCTGCAGGACTTCGACGACCTGGTCCGTGCGGTGCCGACCCTGGTCAATCTGATGCCCAGCGGCACGTACCTCATGGAGGACTTCTGCTACGCGGGCGGCCTGCCCGCCGTCATGAGCGAGCTGCTCAACGGCAAACTGTTGCACGGGGACCAGATCACGGTCAACGGACGCACCATTGCCGAGAACACGGAGAACGCTGAACGTTTCGGCTCCGACGTCATCACCGGCCTCGACGCCCCCTTTCAGCCGGCCGGCACCGGTATCGCCGTCCTCCGGGGAAACCTGTGCCCCGACGGTGCCGTGCTCAAGCAGTCTGCCGCGTCACCGCATCTGCTCACCCACCGCGGTCCCGCGCGCGTCTTCGACTCCCCGGAGGCCTACCACGAGGTGGCCGACGACCCGGAACTCGATATCGACGCCACCACCGTTATCGTCATCCGCAACGCTGGCCCCAGAGGGTATCCCGGCATGCCCGAGGTCTCCAACGTTCCACTGCCCGCCAAGCTCTTGAAGGCCGGCGTCACGGATATGGTGCGCGTCTGCGACGGGCGGATGAGTGGTACCGGGTACGGGACGGTGGTCTTGCACGTGACGCCCGAGGCCGCTGTCGGCGGACCTCTCGCCTTGGTGCGGGACGGGGACCCCGTTGTCCTGGACGTCCCGAACCGTATTTTGCGCATGGATGTGGATGACGCCGAACTTGCGCGACGCGGGCAGGAATGGAGGGCACCCGTTGAGCGGCATACAAGCGGATACGCTTGGCTCTACACCCAGAACGTGGAGCAGGCCGATCTGGGTGCCGACTTCGGGTTCCTGCGTGGCAGCCGTGGCCACGAGGTGCCCCGCGACTCCCACTGA
- the chvE gene encoding multiple monosaccharide ABC transporter substrate-binding protein, producing the protein MNNRKSVPAAAFLALTLAACGQGGGGDDQDKNNAKGATIGIAMPTKSSERWIADGANVKKELEAKGYKTKLVFGEDDPDQQVSQLENLITQGVKALVIAAIDNKSLNNVVQQAADADIPVIAYDRLILGTKNVDYYASFDNEKVGELQGGYIAEKLGLKDGSKKGPFNIELFAGSNDDNNTRYFFSGAMKVLQPYIDKKQLIVRSGQTQLNRITTLRWDGATAQKRMEDILTSSYKSEKVDTVLSPYDGISIGIISALRSDGYGSNGKPWPIITGQDAELASVKSIIAGEQTQTVFKDLRKLAKVAAGMVDSSLKGRKPQINDTKSYDNGVRVVPAYLLPPVSVDKSNYESVLVGGGWYTQDQLR; encoded by the coding sequence ATGAACAATCGCAAGAGTGTTCCTGCGGCTGCCTTTCTCGCGCTTACTCTGGCGGCTTGCGGGCAGGGGGGCGGCGGAGACGACCAGGACAAAAATAATGCCAAAGGTGCAACCATCGGCATCGCGATGCCTACGAAGTCGTCGGAGCGCTGGATAGCTGATGGGGCAAATGTCAAGAAGGAACTGGAGGCGAAGGGGTACAAGACCAAATTGGTATTCGGCGAAGATGACCCTGATCAGCAAGTATCTCAGCTCGAAAACCTGATCACCCAGGGAGTCAAGGCTCTGGTAATCGCCGCAATTGACAATAAGTCACTGAACAATGTCGTTCAGCAAGCCGCCGACGCAGACATACCCGTGATCGCGTATGACCGGCTCATTTTAGGGACAAAGAACGTCGATTACTATGCCTCATTCGACAATGAGAAAGTCGGCGAACTGCAGGGAGGGTACATCGCTGAAAAGCTCGGCCTGAAAGACGGGTCGAAGAAGGGGCCATTCAATATCGAACTGTTTGCAGGGTCGAACGACGACAATAATACGCGATATTTCTTCAGTGGAGCGATGAAGGTCCTACAACCCTACATCGACAAGAAGCAGCTCATTGTCCGGTCGGGGCAGACCCAACTGAACCGCATCACCACCCTTCGGTGGGATGGTGCAACCGCACAGAAGCGCATGGAAGACATACTTACATCTTCCTACAAGAGTGAGAAGGTAGATACAGTTCTATCGCCGTACGACGGCATCTCTATCGGCATAATATCGGCTCTGAGATCCGATGGATATGGCTCGAATGGCAAGCCGTGGCCGATCATCACAGGCCAAGATGCTGAACTTGCCTCCGTAAAATCGATCATAGCCGGGGAGCAGACTCAAACAGTATTCAAGGATTTGCGAAAACTGGCGAAAGTTGCCGCGGGTATGGTCGACTCGTCACTCAAAGGCCGGAAGCCTCAAATAAACGACACGAAAAGCTATGATAACGGCGTGAGGGTCGTTCCTGCCTACCTCCTCCCGCCGGTCAGTGTCGACAAGTCGAATTATGAAAGCGTCCTCGTCGGCGGTGGTTGGTACACGCAGGACCAGCTCCGATGA
- a CDS encoding FAD-dependent monooxygenase has product MGMTKFSGAPSLRVLMAGGGVAGHALAFWLTRGGHRVTVAERFPALRAAGAQVDLRGQGIQAVQRMGLLDAVRGKLVDEAGVAFVDARGKARATIMANTSGQGRQTLTSEYEIMRGDLIRILNDATKDDAEFVFGKSVAGFEQDDHRVVAHFSDGSCGEFDLLVGADGQGSRIRRAVLPDAPDPYWRVGIHMAYWFVPRIASDSNIRDTYMVPGGRQIMRRSHNPTETQAYFVLREESEEASAIHRAPVERQQEFWANRFADAGWQTERFTEGMRTSPFFYSQEIAQVRTDTWSKGRVVLAGDAAHCASPYSGMGISGGLVGAHVLAGEINRHPTDLPTALANYDHVLRPFINEIQGQVTPRLLRLGLPMTQRAIDVFQATTALACFLRVPDLAARLSKEDRGGNWQLPEDPVPTGTV; this is encoded by the coding sequence ATGGGTATGACCAAATTTTCGGGAGCACCGTCCTTGAGGGTCCTCATGGCCGGCGGGGGAGTCGCAGGCCACGCCCTGGCTTTCTGGCTCACGCGAGGCGGCCACCGGGTGACTGTGGCGGAACGCTTCCCCGCGCTCCGGGCTGCCGGGGCCCAAGTCGACCTGCGCGGGCAGGGAATCCAGGCCGTCCAGCGGATGGGGCTTCTCGACGCAGTCCGCGGCAAGCTCGTGGACGAGGCGGGCGTCGCCTTCGTCGATGCGCGCGGCAAGGCCAGGGCGACGATCATGGCCAACACCTCCGGGCAGGGCCGACAGACCCTCACGTCGGAGTACGAGATCATGCGAGGCGACCTGATACGCATACTCAACGACGCCACGAAGGACGATGCCGAGTTCGTTTTCGGCAAGAGCGTCGCGGGCTTCGAGCAAGACGACCACAGGGTCGTCGCGCACTTCTCCGACGGCTCCTGCGGCGAATTCGACCTCCTGGTCGGTGCGGACGGACAGGGATCACGCATCCGGCGGGCGGTCCTCCCGGACGCTCCCGACCCGTACTGGCGGGTGGGCATCCACATGGCCTACTGGTTCGTCCCACGCATCGCGTCGGACAGCAACATCCGGGACACCTATATGGTCCCGGGTGGGCGTCAGATCATGCGCCGCAGCCACAACCCCACCGAGACACAGGCGTATTTCGTACTGCGGGAGGAATCCGAGGAAGCCTCGGCGATCCACCGGGCGCCCGTCGAGCGTCAACAGGAGTTCTGGGCAAACAGGTTCGCCGACGCAGGGTGGCAGACCGAGCGGTTCACCGAGGGCATGAGAACAAGCCCGTTCTTCTACTCACAGGAAATCGCCCAGGTCCGCACGGACACCTGGTCCAAAGGCCGTGTGGTCCTGGCCGGAGACGCCGCTCACTGCGCCTCCCCGTACAGCGGTATGGGGATTTCGGGTGGCCTGGTGGGCGCCCATGTCCTGGCCGGTGAGATCAACCGGCACCCGACCGACCTGCCGACAGCACTGGCGAATTACGACCATGTGCTGCGGCCCTTCATCAACGAGATCCAGGGCCAGGTCACCCCGCGTCTTCTGCGTCTGGGCCTGCCGATGACCCAGCGAGCAATCGACGTCTTCCAGGCCACCACCGCACTCGCCTGCTTCCTGCGCGTCCCCGACCTGGCCGCACGGCTCTCGAAGGAGGACCGCGGCGGCAACTGGCAGCTCCCTGAGGATCCCGTACCGACCGGCACCGTCTGA
- a CDS encoding TetR/AcrR family transcriptional regulator C-terminal domain-containing protein, translating to MNREAVVAEALGLLDEVGLDAVSTRRLAKRLNVEQPSLYWYFRTKKDLLAAMAQAAMTPHATAPLPAPEDDWREWFLDNTRSFRRTLLMCRDGARLHAGTTPTSDLDRIRHKIHFLVASGVPERDAQMAMLAAGRFTVGSVLEEQAETNPSGRIDLPADMPGIDHTSAFEAGLALILNGLVHRTEV from the coding sequence ATGAACCGTGAGGCCGTCGTCGCCGAGGCGCTCGGCCTGCTCGACGAGGTCGGACTCGACGCCGTCAGCACCAGACGGCTGGCAAAGCGACTGAACGTGGAACAGCCATCGCTCTACTGGTACTTCCGCACCAAAAAGGACCTCCTCGCCGCTATGGCACAGGCCGCGATGACACCGCACGCGACCGCACCCCTGCCCGCGCCCGAGGACGACTGGCGCGAGTGGTTCCTGGACAACACCCGCAGCTTCAGACGCACCCTGCTGATGTGCCGGGACGGCGCCCGGCTCCACGCCGGCACCACCCCCACCAGCGACCTCGACCGGATCCGGCACAAGATCCACTTTCTCGTCGCCTCCGGCGTCCCCGAACGGGACGCGCAAATGGCCATGCTCGCTGCCGGCCGCTTCACAGTCGGCAGCGTGCTGGAAGAGCAAGCGGAAACCAACCCCAGCGGCCGCATCGATCTCCCGGCCGACATGCCCGGGATCGATCACACATCGGCGTTCGAGGCAGGTCTCGCCCTCATCCTGAACGGGCTAGTGCACCGCACCGAGGTATAG
- a CDS encoding DUF6328 family protein, which yields MGGASEGAEQARRQESEAERADRQWNELMQEVRVAQTGVQILFGFLLSVAFTPAFGQLSDTDRIIYITTVVLGATATGALIAPVPFHRWVSGRSIKAQAVRWAARLTFLGLALLIATLTSALFLILRVATHDAFVPWLVGGVVAWYLACWVVLPLWARQRYTTVAEEDVD from the coding sequence GTGGGTGGGGCGTCAGAAGGAGCCGAGCAGGCGCGTCGCCAGGAGTCCGAGGCTGAGCGCGCCGACCGGCAGTGGAACGAACTGATGCAGGAGGTTCGAGTCGCGCAGACTGGCGTCCAGATCCTCTTCGGTTTCCTGCTGAGTGTGGCCTTCACGCCGGCCTTCGGGCAGCTGTCCGACACAGACCGGATCATTTACATCACCACAGTGGTGCTCGGCGCGACTGCGACCGGTGCCCTCATCGCGCCGGTTCCGTTTCACCGGTGGGTGTCTGGCCGCAGTATCAAGGCGCAGGCAGTCCGCTGGGCCGCTCGGCTTACCTTCCTCGGTCTGGCGCTCCTGATTGCCACGCTCACCTCGGCCCTGTTTCTGATCTTGCGGGTGGCCACGCATGACGCCTTCGTACCGTGGCTTGTGGGCGGGGTGGTGGCCTGGTACCTCGCGTGCTGGGTGGTGCTGCCGCTGTGGGCACGACAGCGGTATACGACCGTGGCCGAGGAGGACGTCGACTGA